One genomic window of Methanospirillum lacunae includes the following:
- a CDS encoding ABC transporter substrate-binding protein: MEVKRIVIGIFLMTILIFSQTCPVMCDTSDTHTITDMAGREVVVPTSVNSVLGTNQAATTMIYVISPDKLIGLSSDYSKSKYIPDKYKNLPNVGGTQGKTKLNAESFQSMHPDVMFMPYTKGSEADVVDTQRQLNPIPVLALGSTTDITNFAEPVRFMGKVLGDSDKAEEFISFYQNIYKKVNQTSASIPESEKKRVYYAEGPEGLLTDPQGVGHTQPLEVSNSINVANVQFNGGIGRTPVSMEQILKWNPDVIIAFEKSFYDKIYSDPSWSQVKAVQDKQVYLVPSDPFNWYDRSPGINIIMGIPWTAKVLYPDKFKDLDLKAVTKEFYSKFYHYDLSDNDVDDILKGSGLTTY; encoded by the coding sequence ATGGAAGTAAAGAGAATTGTAATTGGCATCTTTTTGATGACCATCCTGATATTTTCTCAGACATGTCCGGTAATGTGTGACACGAGTGACACTCATACGATAACAGACATGGCAGGAAGAGAAGTCGTTGTTCCTACATCTGTTAATTCAGTACTTGGTACTAATCAGGCTGCAACAACGATGATTTATGTCATTTCACCTGACAAACTAATTGGGCTCAGCTCTGACTATAGTAAATCAAAATATATTCCTGATAAATACAAAAATCTCCCAAATGTCGGAGGGACCCAAGGAAAAACGAAATTAAATGCTGAAAGTTTTCAGTCTATGCATCCCGACGTCATGTTTATGCCATACACCAAGGGATCTGAAGCAGATGTGGTTGATACTCAAAGACAATTGAACCCGATTCCTGTCTTGGCTCTCGGTTCAACTACTGACATCACAAATTTTGCTGAACCAGTCCGGTTTATGGGTAAGGTTTTAGGGGATTCTGATAAAGCAGAGGAGTTCATCTCATTTTATCAGAATATCTACAAAAAAGTAAATCAGACATCGGCATCCATTCCTGAATCTGAAAAGAAACGTGTATATTATGCTGAAGGTCCAGAAGGCCTGCTAACAGATCCACAAGGGGTTGGACATACACAGCCACTTGAGGTAAGTAATAGTATAAATGTGGCTAATGTTCAATTCAATGGTGGCATTGGAAGAACACCTGTTTCAATGGAACAGATCCTAAAGTGGAATCCAGATGTTATTATTGCCTTTGAAAAGAGTTTTTACGATAAAATATACTCGGATCCAAGTTGGTCACAGGTCAAGGCTGTACAGGATAAGCAGGTATATCTGGTTCCAAGTGATCCCTTTAACTGGTATGATAGGTCTCCAGGGATCAATATTATCATGGGTATTCCATGGACTGCAAAGGTATTATACCCAGATAAATTTAAAGACCTCGATTTAAAGGCAGTAACAAAAGAATTCTACTCTAAATTCTACCATTATGATTTATCAGACAATGATGTC
- a CDS encoding ABC transporter substrate-binding protein, translating to MKIGIDEKILRYITIFAVIALAVITTIGCTSAASTSSDTRTITDMAGTTSTIPVDVNRIGVSYPAMNQVIFMLGGADKIVATSSTVDTLPWLIKLYPQIKSIPQSLNTEVNMEELVKDNPDVVIMALSANTTTSKKIRDLGMPVVELNVSTPEQLKQAVSIVGDILGPDAKLKAKEFSDYYDSNIKLVSSKTADLPKDQKPKVLYTANNPLNTEGIGSIVTNWIELGGGVNVAAENGISGTFKDISMEDVVKWNPDIIVVRDAAQKPKIMEDPQWKEINAVKNGKVYVSPKDVYAWCVRSACASLMPVWSAKTFHPELFADVDMNQVVRDYCKKFYGYDPSDSEINDILNPTV from the coding sequence ATGAAAATTGGAATTGATGAAAAAATATTGCGATATATAACTATATTTGCCGTTATTGCTCTTGCTGTTATTACAACGATTGGGTGTACTTCAGCAGCTTCGACATCGTCTGATACCAGAACAATAACTGATATGGCAGGTACTACCTCGACTATTCCGGTTGATGTAAACCGGATTGGTGTCAGTTATCCTGCGATGAACCAGGTTATCTTCATGCTCGGCGGGGCTGACAAGATTGTTGCAACGTCTTCAACCGTTGATACCCTGCCCTGGCTGATAAAATTGTATCCCCAGATCAAGAGTATTCCCCAGTCACTCAATACTGAAGTGAACATGGAGGAACTTGTTAAAGATAATCCAGATGTCGTCATTATGGCATTAAGTGCCAATACAACAACTTCCAAAAAAATCCGTGATCTTGGAATGCCGGTTGTAGAACTCAATGTCTCCACTCCTGAGCAATTAAAACAGGCAGTGTCAATTGTTGGTGACATTTTAGGCCCGGATGCTAAATTGAAGGCCAAAGAGTTTAGTGATTACTATGATTCTAATATTAAACTCGTATCTTCCAAGACTGCAGATCTTCCAAAAGATCAAAAGCCAAAGGTGCTATACACGGCAAACAATCCTCTCAATACAGAAGGAATTGGTTCAATTGTGACAAACTGGATTGAGCTGGGTGGTGGAGTGAATGTGGCAGCTGAAAATGGAATCTCTGGAACGTTTAAAGATATCTCTATGGAAGATGTCGTGAAATGGAATCCTGACATCATTGTTGTCCGGGATGCTGCACAAAAACCCAAGATCATGGAAGATCCTCAGTGGAAAGAGATCAATGCTGTGAAAAATGGCAAGGTCTATGTGAGTCCAAAAGATGTCTATGCCTGGTGTGTGAGAAGTGCTTGTGCATCTCTGATGCCAGTCTGGTCAGCGAAAACCTTCCATCCAGAGTTATTCGCTGATGTTGACATGAATCAGGTTGTCCGGGATTACTGCAAGAAGTTCTATGGGTATGATCCGAGTGATTCGGAAATAAATGATATATTAAATCCAACGGTGTGA